One Cytophagales bacterium genomic window carries:
- a CDS encoding Lrp/AsnC family transcriptional regulator: MIDNIDHKILNILQKNGRITNAGLASEIGLSPASTLERVRKLEDSGIIKSYHAKLDTNKLGLGIIAFIQVKLVRQRKDIFESFIGNIVDFDEIIECFHTTGSCDFILKITTRDMNSFQELLVQKLGEIEEIEKMETMVILSTYKDGQIQLTIDSRQ, encoded by the coding sequence ATGATAGATAATATAGATCATAAAATATTAAATATCCTTCAAAAAAACGGGAGAATAACCAATGCCGGGCTTGCATCAGAGATTGGCTTATCGCCAGCCTCAACGCTTGAGCGTGTCAGGAAATTGGAAGATTCAGGCATCATCAAAAGCTATCATGCAAAGTTGGATACCAATAAGCTTGGATTAGGCATTATTGCTTTTATACAAGTGAAGCTAGTTCGTCAAAGAAAAGACATTTTCGAATCTTTTATTGGAAATATTGTTGATTTTGACGAAATTATTGAATGTTTTCATACTACCGGTAGCTGTGATTTTATTTTGAAAATAACTACACGAGATATGAATAGTTTTCAAGAGCTGCTTGTCCAAAAATTAGGTGAAATTGAAGAAATTGAAAAGATGGAAACGATGGTTATTTTATCTACCTATAAGGATGGACAAATTCAGTTGACAATTGACAGTAGACAATAG
- a CDS encoding 2-C-methyl-D-erythritol 2,4-cyclodiphosphate synthase, with protein MKTKVGFGYDVHQLKKGADLWLGGIKIPHTHGATGHSDADVLIHAICDALLGAANLRDIGYHFSDKDPKYKGIDSKLLLKEVIKMVREAGYEIGNIDSTICLQEPPINRYIPEMRKCLADVMQLDKNAISVKATTTEGLGFVGKKEGIAAYAVVLVIGH; from the coding sequence GTGAAAACAAAAGTCGGCTTTGGCTATGATGTACACCAGCTAAAAAAGGGCGCTGATCTGTGGTTAGGGGGCATAAAAATACCGCATACCCATGGCGCCACAGGTCATTCAGATGCAGATGTATTGATCCATGCGATTTGTGATGCTTTGCTCGGAGCGGCAAATCTACGGGATATTGGCTATCATTTTTCTGACAAAGATCCAAAATATAAAGGAATAGACAGCAAGCTATTGCTTAAAGAAGTGATAAAAATGGTAAGGGAGGCGGGTTATGAAATTGGCAATATTGATTCAACAATCTGCTTACAGGAACCACCCATAAATCGCTATATCCCTGAGATGAGGAAATGTTTGGCTGATGTAATGCAATTAGATAAAAATGCAATATCTGTAAAAGCAACTACTACTGAAGGGCTTGGGTTTGTGGGTAAGAAGGAGGGAATTGCGGCATATGCGGTTGTATTAGTTATTGGCCATTAG